Proteins from a genomic interval of Pseudomonas sp. RC10:
- a CDS encoding NAD(P)H-quinone oxidoreductase, which produces MKALQGVEGHVEWVEQPSPTLDVGQVRIKVAAAGLNRADLLQRAGLYPPPPGVTEILGMECSGVIAEVGPGTSWTVGNRVCALVAGGAMAEEVVVDARHVLPVPEGMSLHEAAGIPEVYATAWLNLFQLAGLKPGEKVLLHAGASGVGSAAIQLCKAFGSPCWVSVGSAERLKYCEDLGAQGGVIRGESLDGLNDFGPFNVILDPVGANYAALNLKVLGTDGRLVLIGLMGGRKAELDLALILGKRIQILGSTLRSRDDQFKADLLADLGQHVWPLFTEGRLNPQLARTFPITEAEEAYAELATNQVSGKVVLVIDGTLA; this is translated from the coding sequence GTGAAAGCATTGCAAGGCGTTGAAGGTCATGTGGAATGGGTTGAACAGCCATCGCCGACGCTCGATGTGGGCCAGGTTCGCATAAAGGTCGCCGCGGCCGGCCTCAATCGGGCCGATCTGTTGCAGCGCGCGGGTCTGTATCCGCCGCCACCAGGCGTTACTGAAATCCTCGGGATGGAGTGTTCCGGGGTGATCGCCGAAGTGGGCCCCGGCACGTCCTGGACCGTGGGAAACCGCGTCTGTGCGCTGGTTGCAGGCGGTGCGATGGCCGAGGAAGTGGTGGTCGACGCACGGCATGTTTTGCCGGTGCCGGAGGGTATGTCGCTGCATGAAGCGGCGGGCATTCCCGAAGTCTATGCAACCGCGTGGCTCAACCTGTTCCAGTTGGCGGGTCTGAAGCCCGGCGAGAAAGTCTTGCTGCACGCCGGAGCAAGTGGCGTTGGTTCAGCTGCCATTCAGCTGTGCAAGGCGTTCGGCAGCCCGTGCTGGGTCAGCGTTGGCTCGGCCGAGCGGCTGAAGTATTGCGAAGACCTCGGGGCACAGGGCGGGGTGATCCGCGGCGAAAGCCTGGACGGCCTCAACGACTTCGGACCGTTCAACGTGATCCTCGACCCGGTGGGTGCCAATTACGCCGCGCTGAACCTCAAAGTGCTGGGCACCGATGGCCGTCTGGTGCTGATCGGGTTGATGGGCGGGCGCAAGGCAGAACTCGACCTGGCGCTGATCCTCGGCAAACGCATCCAGATCCTCGGTTCGACCCTGCGCAGCCGCGACGACCAGTTCAAGGCCGACTTGCTGGCCGATCTGGGTCAACACGTCTGGCCGCTGTTCACCGAAGGCCGTCTCAACCCACAACTGGCGCGGACCTTTCCGATCACCGAGGCGGAAGAGGCCTACGCGGAACTGGCGACCAATCAGGTCTCTGGGAAAGTGGTACTCGTGATCGATGGCACCTTGGCCTGA
- a CDS encoding carboxy terminal-processing peptidase: MKHFLPSTTLAFLIGLAALPLSASSFAANSWDNLQPDRDEVIASLNVVELLKRHHYSKPPLDDKRSEIIYQSYLKLLDPARSYFLASDIAEFDKWRFQFDDFLKSGDLNPGFTIYKRYLDRIKSRLDFALAQLDKGVDKIDLTTNETLLVDRKDAPWPKNEAELDDLWRKRVKDEVLRLKIAGKDPAKIQETLTKRYKNQLARLGQTRSEDIFQAYLNTFAMSYDPHTNYLSPDSAENFDINMSLSLEGIGAVLQSDNDNVKIVRLVPAGPAAKTKQVATADKIIGVAQGDKEMVDVIGWRLDEVVKLIRGPKGSVVRLEIVPASNAPNDQTTKIVSITREAVKLEEQAAKKSVLHLNQDGKDYKLGVIEIPAFYLDFKAYRAGDPEYKSTTRDVKKLLTELQSEKVDGVVIDLRNNGGGSLQEATELTSLFIDKGPTVLVRNADGKVDVLEDENSGAFYKGPMALLVNRLSASASEIFAGAMQDYHRALIIGGQTFGKGTVQTIQPLNHGELKLTLAKFYRVSGQSTQHQGVLPDIAYPSIIDTKEIGESALPEAMTYDTIKPAIKPAVDPFKPFLAQLQSRHDVRSAKDAEFVFVEQKLALAKKLMSEKTVSLNEAERRAEHADIDAKQLVMENTRRKAKGEEPLKELKKEDEDALPVDDDKTKPEDDAYLAETGRILLDYLGLSGTVAKK; encoded by the coding sequence ATGAAGCATTTTTTGCCCAGCACCACCCTTGCATTCCTCATTGGCCTGGCTGCATTGCCACTGTCGGCCAGTTCGTTCGCAGCCAACAGCTGGGACAATCTTCAGCCTGATCGCGATGAAGTCATCGCCAGCTTGAATGTCGTGGAGTTGCTTAAACGCCACCACTACAGCAAGCCGCCGCTGGACGACAAACGTTCGGAAATCATCTACCAGAGCTACCTGAAACTCCTCGATCCTGCGCGCAGCTATTTCCTCGCCAGCGACATCGCCGAGTTCGACAAATGGCGCTTTCAGTTCGACGACTTCCTCAAGAGCGGCGATCTGAACCCGGGATTCACTATCTACAAGCGTTATCTGGACCGCATCAAGTCGCGTCTGGATTTCGCGCTGGCCCAACTGGATAAAGGCGTCGACAAAATCGACCTGACCACCAACGAAACGTTGCTGGTCGATCGCAAAGACGCGCCATGGCCGAAAAACGAAGCCGAGCTCGACGACCTGTGGCGCAAACGCGTCAAGGATGAAGTCCTGCGCCTGAAGATCGCGGGCAAAGACCCGGCGAAGATTCAGGAAACCCTGACCAAGCGCTACAAGAATCAATTGGCGCGCCTCGGTCAGACCCGCAGCGAAGACATCTTCCAGGCGTACCTGAACACCTTCGCGATGTCCTACGACCCGCACACCAATTACCTGTCGCCTGACAGCGCGGAAAACTTCGACATCAACATGAGTCTGTCGCTGGAAGGCATCGGTGCCGTTCTGCAAAGCGACAACGACAACGTGAAGATCGTGCGTCTGGTACCCGCAGGCCCGGCAGCGAAAACCAAGCAGGTCGCGACGGCTGACAAGATCATCGGCGTTGCCCAGGGCGACAAAGAAATGGTCGACGTGATCGGCTGGCGTCTGGACGAAGTGGTCAAACTGATTCGCGGTCCGAAAGGCTCCGTCGTGCGTCTGGAAATCGTCCCGGCCAGCAATGCGCCGAACGACCAGACCACCAAGATCGTGTCGATCACCCGCGAAGCCGTGAAGCTCGAAGAGCAAGCGGCCAAGAAGTCGGTCCTGCACCTGAATCAGGACGGCAAGGATTACAAACTGGGCGTGATTGAGATCCCGGCCTTCTATCTGGACTTCAAGGCCTACCGTGCGGGCGATCCGGAGTACAAGAGCACGACCCGTGACGTGAAGAAACTGCTGACCGAATTGCAGTCCGAGAAAGTGGACGGCGTGGTCATCGACCTGCGTAACAACGGCGGGGGTTCGCTGCAGGAAGCCACCGAGCTGACCAGTCTGTTCATCGACAAAGGTCCGACCGTGCTGGTGCGTAACGCTGACGGTAAGGTCGACGTGCTGGAAGACGAAAACAGCGGCGCGTTCTACAAAGGCCCGATGGCGTTGCTGGTCAACCGCCTCTCGGCCTCGGCTTCGGAGATTTTCGCCGGTGCCATGCAGGACTATCACCGTGCGCTGATCATCGGCGGCCAGACTTTCGGCAAGGGCACCGTGCAGACCATTCAGCCGCTGAACCACGGCGAACTGAAACTGACGCTGGCGAAGTTCTACCGGGTGTCCGGTCAGAGCACGCAGCATCAGGGCGTCCTGCCTGACATCGCCTACCCGTCGATCATCGACACCAAGGAAATCGGCGAAAGCGCGCTGCCGGAAGCGATGACCTACGACACCATCAAGCCTGCGATCAAGCCGGCGGTGGACCCGTTCAAACCGTTCCTGGCCCAGCTGCAATCGCGTCACGACGTGCGTTCTGCCAAAGACGCCGAGTTCGTGTTCGTCGAACAGAAGCTCGCGCTGGCCAAGAAACTGATGAGCGAGAAGACCGTCAGCCTCAACGAAGCCGAACGTCGCGCCGAACACGCCGACATCGATGCCAAGCAGCTGGTGATGGAAAACACCCGTCGCAAGGCCAAGGGCGAAGAACCGCTCAAAGAGTTGAAGAAAGAAGACGAGGACGCACTGCCGGTGGACGACGACAAGACCAAACCGGAAGACGATGCGTACCTGGCTGAGACCGGCCGGATTCTCCTCGACTACCTCGGTTTGAGCGGGACAGTGGCGAAGAAGTGA
- a CDS encoding FKBP-type peptidyl-prolyl cis-trans isomerase → MKQHRLAAAIALVGLVLAGCDKQASTVELKTPAQKASYGIGLNMGKSLAQEGMDDLDSKAVALGIEDAVGKKEQKLKDEELVAAFGELQKRAEERMAKMSEESAAAGKKFLEENGKRKEVTTTASGLQYEVIKQADGPVPKPTDVVTVHYEGKLTDGKVFDSSVERGSPIDLPVSGVIPGWVEGLQLMHVGEKIKLYIPSDLAYGAQSPSPMIPANSVLVFDLELLGIKDPAAAGNDAADAADEEEEAAPAAEPAKPAAKK, encoded by the coding sequence ATGAAACAGCATCGGTTGGCAGCGGCGATTGCCCTGGTCGGTCTGGTACTCGCGGGCTGTGATAAGCAAGCCAGCACCGTTGAGCTGAAAACCCCGGCACAAAAAGCGTCCTACGGCATCGGCCTGAACATGGGCAAGAGCCTGGCTCAAGAAGGCATGGACGATCTGGATTCCAAAGCCGTAGCGCTGGGTATCGAAGATGCCGTCGGCAAGAAAGAACAGAAACTGAAAGACGAAGAGCTGGTTGCGGCCTTCGGCGAGCTGCAAAAGCGTGCTGAAGAACGCATGGCCAAGATGAGCGAAGAGTCGGCAGCCGCTGGCAAAAAATTCCTCGAAGAAAACGGCAAGCGTAAAGAAGTGACCACTACCGCTTCTGGCCTGCAGTACGAAGTCATCAAGCAAGCCGATGGCCCAGTACCCAAGCCGACTGATGTCGTGACCGTTCACTACGAAGGCAAGCTGACTGACGGCAAGGTGTTCGACAGCTCTGTCGAGCGCGGCAGCCCGATCGATCTGCCGGTCAGCGGTGTGATTCCAGGCTGGGTCGAAGGCCTGCAACTGATGCACGTTGGCGAGAAGATCAAGCTCTACATCCCGAGCGATCTGGCTTATGGCGCTCAAAGCCCAAGCCCGATGATCCCGGCCAACTCGGTTCTGGTCTTTGACCTGGAACTGCTGGGCATCAAGGACCCGGCTGCTGCTGGCAACGACGCCGCTGACGCAGCGGACGAGGAAGAAGAAGCTGCCCCGGCAGCCGAACCTGCCAAGCCTGCTGCCAAGAAGTAA
- a CDS encoding autotransporter outer membrane beta-barrel domain-containing protein — translation MKPSRLLLSRYFKPSTFISLALCISAAANGRPLLPDESVTVNQGDTPETWSMAEGATLTVNSGAQILNVGGSGASTLNLNAGSSARSVNLHTGSVANIVGSTITSTSTTPAFFASGTSVTMTDATLRSNGIGASGLQEGGGPGSAFMINGGRITGGTGGMSLSVKSTLDATGTTIEGTGATSFGVQALNSNLTLRNSTVAGGLNGILYRGSPGASGTIDLVGTHVEGGTGAAIQITGQRDAVTANLNLLNGTTLTGGNGNALEVTNNATANVLLQASDVVGNVAISNGSTADLRFDQGRLTGNLTADQTSTNTLAMANGSAITGDVSGVNSVNLDASSITGNVTATSTTSTLALRNRSVLNGNVTGIDNVSLDASAMTGDITSATPAGIVALSNGSALEGVIKGSDTVTLDGSSMKGAVTSASASGQVSLVNGAVLNGNVSSNNVNLSASALTGDITSIDGKGIVSLQNESVFTGNLVNVDQVTIGDPSVWNMTGSNTVNSLVMTDGAVKFGAANEFYQLNVGTLSGNGTFIMDADFATNEHDTLNVTGSATGNHTLQVAGSGVDPVSPQALNLVHTAGGDATFALANGRPVDVGTYSYDLASSANGSGGSDWFLDPTTKTISPGTRSVLALFNTAPTVWYGELTSLRSRMGELRFNGGKAGGWARTYGNKYDVNESSGLGYQQTQQGFSLGADAPLPIGDGQWLIGVLAGHSTSDLDVSRGTSGTVKSYYVGAYTTWLDQDTGYYFDGVLKLNRFRNDAKVSMSDGTRAKGDYDNVGLGGSVEFGRHIKLNDGYFVEPYTQWSTVVIQGKDYGLDNGMEAQGDRTRSLLGKVGVTAGRNFAMAGGSVVQPYVRVAGVHEFAKNNEVQVNNNTFNNDLSGSRGELGAGVAVAFNDRLQMHADFDYSNGDKIEQPFGANVGLRYSW, via the coding sequence ATGAAGCCATCGCGTTTGTTGCTTTCCCGCTATTTCAAACCTTCCACCTTCATCTCGCTTGCGCTGTGCATCAGTGCCGCTGCGAACGGCCGGCCGCTTCTGCCGGACGAATCTGTCACCGTCAACCAGGGCGACACCCCCGAGACCTGGAGCATGGCGGAGGGCGCGACACTGACGGTCAATTCCGGGGCCCAAATTCTTAATGTGGGAGGCAGCGGCGCGAGCACGCTGAATCTCAACGCGGGCAGCTCGGCGCGATCAGTCAATCTGCATACCGGGTCGGTCGCCAACATCGTCGGCTCGACCATCACCTCAACCAGCACCACACCTGCATTCTTTGCGAGCGGCACCTCGGTCACAATGACCGACGCTACACTTCGCAGTAACGGCATTGGCGCCTCGGGTCTGCAGGAAGGGGGTGGCCCCGGCAGCGCGTTCATGATCAATGGCGGGCGAATCACGGGTGGGACAGGTGGCATGTCCTTGTCCGTGAAAAGCACGCTGGACGCGACGGGCACCACGATCGAAGGCACCGGCGCCACCAGTTTTGGCGTTCAGGCACTCAATTCGAACCTGACCCTGCGCAACAGCACGGTGGCCGGCGGGCTCAACGGTATTCTTTACCGGGGGAGCCCCGGCGCCTCGGGCACGATCGATCTGGTGGGCACCCATGTCGAAGGCGGAACCGGTGCCGCCATCCAGATCACCGGTCAGCGCGATGCCGTCACGGCCAATCTCAACCTGCTCAATGGCACGACGCTCACCGGTGGCAACGGCAACGCGCTGGAGGTGACCAACAACGCCACGGCCAACGTGTTGTTGCAAGCCAGCGACGTAGTGGGCAACGTGGCGATCTCCAACGGCAGTACGGCGGACCTGCGCTTCGATCAAGGCCGGCTGACCGGCAATCTCACGGCCGATCAGACCAGCACGAACACGCTGGCCATGGCCAACGGTTCGGCCATTACTGGCGACGTCAGCGGCGTCAACTCGGTCAATCTGGATGCGAGCTCCATTACCGGTAACGTCACCGCAACCTCGACTACCAGCACTCTGGCATTGCGCAATCGTTCGGTACTGAACGGCAATGTCACCGGCATCGATAACGTCAGTCTGGACGCCAGTGCCATGACGGGCGATATCACGTCAGCTACGCCAGCCGGTATCGTGGCGCTGAGCAACGGTTCGGCACTGGAAGGCGTTATCAAGGGCAGTGACACCGTCACCCTCGATGGCAGCTCGATGAAAGGCGCTGTCACCTCGGCCAGTGCTTCGGGTCAGGTGTCACTGGTCAATGGGGCGGTGCTCAACGGCAATGTCAGCAGTAACAACGTCAACCTGAGCGCCAGTGCCCTGACGGGGGATATCACGTCCATCGACGGCAAGGGCATCGTCTCGTTGCAGAACGAGTCGGTGTTTACGGGCAATCTGGTCAATGTCGACCAAGTCACCATCGGCGATCCTTCGGTGTGGAACATGACCGGTTCCAACACCGTCAACTCGCTGGTGATGACCGATGGCGCAGTGAAGTTCGGCGCCGCCAATGAGTTCTATCAACTCAATGTCGGTACGCTGTCCGGCAACGGTACGTTCATCATGGATGCCGACTTCGCCACCAACGAGCACGACACCTTGAACGTGACCGGTTCTGCAACGGGCAACCATACCTTGCAGGTCGCCGGTTCCGGGGTCGATCCGGTGTCGCCGCAGGCCCTCAACCTTGTCCACACGGCGGGCGGCGATGCGACGTTTGCCCTGGCCAACGGCCGTCCGGTGGATGTCGGCACCTACTCCTATGACCTGGCGTCCAGCGCCAACGGCAGCGGGGGATCAGACTGGTTCCTCGACCCCACCACCAAAACCATCAGCCCCGGCACGCGTTCTGTACTGGCGCTGTTCAACACCGCACCTACGGTCTGGTACGGCGAGCTGACGTCCCTGCGCAGTCGCATGGGGGAATTGCGGTTCAATGGTGGCAAGGCGGGTGGCTGGGCACGCACCTATGGCAATAAATACGACGTGAATGAGTCCTCGGGCCTGGGTTATCAACAGACCCAGCAAGGCTTTTCGCTGGGCGCCGATGCACCGCTGCCCATCGGTGACGGTCAGTGGCTGATTGGTGTGCTGGCAGGCCACAGCACCTCGGATCTGGACGTCAGCCGTGGCACGTCTGGCACGGTGAAAAGTTACTACGTGGGGGCGTACACCACCTGGCTGGATCAGGACACCGGCTACTACTTCGACGGGGTACTCAAGCTCAACCGCTTCCGTAACGACGCCAAAGTCAGCATGAGCGATGGCACCCGCGCCAAGGGCGATTACGACAACGTCGGGCTGGGCGGCTCGGTGGAGTTCGGTCGCCACATCAAACTGAACGACGGTTATTTCGTCGAGCCGTACACGCAGTGGTCCACCGTGGTCATTCAGGGCAAGGATTATGGCCTGGACAACGGCATGGAAGCGCAAGGGGATCGCACCCGCTCGCTGTTGGGTAAAGTCGGTGTGACTGCGGGGCGTAACTTCGCGATGGCGGGTGGCAGTGTGGTGCAGCCGTACGTGCGTGTCGCGGGCGTGCATGAGTTCGCGAAGAACAACGAGGTCCAGGTCAACAACAACACCTTCAACAACGACCTCTCGGGTTCCCGTGGCGAATTGGGAGCGGGTGTCGCCGTGGCGTTCAATGACCGTCTGCAAATGCATGCGGATTTCGATTACTCGAACGGCGACAAGATCGAGCAGCCGTTCGGGGCGAATGTCGGGTTGCGGTATAGCTGGTAA
- a CDS encoding IS110 family transposase has protein sequence MAILDAAAIVGVDVAMAELVTAQRGVDKTHCLVNERTSIHHWLKTLPQGSAIALEATNTYHLDLVEMAHDMGHLVFVVDAARVSKYRESLGKRAKTDACDAHLLARYLEKEGDELRQWSPPPQLHTQLKHLLHRRASLVNSQTSLRQGWKDEKDLRKGFEKLMRRFSHLIKDIEKQLKQVLIKSGEMDQVKRCQGIEGVGFLTATALFAAFLRGEFKNVDAYIAYLGLDLRVSDSGNKSGRRRLSKKGDPEVRRLGYNASMAACRSATWKPYYEKKIGEGKARTEALTILSRKLAGVAFSLMKKREEYDSTKRLGVAPQT, from the coding sequence ATGGCAATCCTTGATGCAGCGGCGATTGTGGGTGTCGATGTGGCGATGGCGGAACTTGTCACCGCTCAGCGTGGTGTGGATAAAACTCATTGTTTGGTCAATGAGCGAACTTCGATTCACCACTGGCTCAAGACATTGCCTCAAGGCAGTGCCATCGCCCTCGAGGCGACCAATACCTACCATCTGGACCTAGTGGAAATGGCCCATGACATGGGGCACCTGGTGTTTGTCGTCGATGCGGCACGCGTAAGCAAATATCGAGAAAGTCTGGGCAAGCGCGCCAAAACAGATGCGTGCGATGCACATCTGCTGGCTCGCTATCTGGAAAAGGAAGGTGACGAGCTGCGTCAGTGGAGCCCGCCACCCCAGTTGCACACCCAGCTCAAGCATCTGCTGCATCGCAGGGCCTCGCTGGTCAATAGCCAGACGTCACTGCGCCAAGGCTGGAAGGATGAAAAAGACCTCAGGAAGGGGTTCGAGAAGTTGATGCGTCGCTTCAGCCATCTGATCAAAGATATCGAGAAACAGCTCAAGCAAGTGCTGATCAAGTCCGGTGAAATGGATCAGGTCAAACGTTGCCAGGGCATCGAAGGCGTCGGGTTCCTGACCGCCACAGCGCTGTTTGCGGCATTCCTTCGAGGCGAATTCAAAAACGTAGATGCGTACATCGCCTATCTGGGGCTGGATTTGCGGGTGTCGGATTCCGGGAACAAATCCGGTCGCCGCCGGCTAAGCAAGAAAGGCGACCCCGAGGTACGCCGGCTAGGCTACAACGCTTCAATGGCCGCCTGCCGATCGGCGACATGGAAACCGTATTACGAGAAGAAAATAGGCGAGGGGAAAGCCAGAACTGAAGCGTTGACGATATTGAGCAGGAAGCTCGCAGGGGTGGCCTTCTCGCTGATGAAGAAACGGGAAGAGTACGACTCTACGAAACGTTTGGGGGTTGCCCCCCAAACATAG
- a CDS encoding helix-turn-helix transcriptional regulator gives MDLQVISRDGEPEYAVLPWAEYQALLKAAGVSRAPEAASSDQSAASADADSDLPSFDQLGSLRQAKGVELAVLARAVGISPSYLEMIESGNREPDAAIQRSLAWELGVPGWRGEA, from the coding sequence ATGGATCTTCAGGTTATTTCTCGCGATGGAGAGCCAGAATACGCGGTGTTGCCATGGGCGGAGTATCAGGCGCTGTTGAAGGCGGCGGGCGTGTCCCGTGCACCGGAGGCAGCCTCGTCCGACCAGTCTGCCGCGTCCGCCGATGCCGATTCGGATTTGCCCTCGTTCGACCAACTGGGGTCACTGCGCCAGGCCAAGGGTGTCGAGCTGGCCGTACTGGCCCGAGCGGTGGGGATCAGCCCTTCTTATCTGGAAATGATCGAAAGCGGAAACCGCGAGCCCGACGCCGCCATACAGCGCAGTCTCGCCTGGGAATTGGGCGTGCCGGGCTGGCGAGGTGAAGCATGA
- a CDS encoding YkvA family protein — MKAPWNFIRYLPMAKRLMAAGRLPALLFAVAGKAASDGNRLGKLKDDLKLLQALCLAYWRGEYRAISGKAILSVVAGLMYFLSPLDAIPDWIPGLGMLDDIAVLAWVMKSLEAELSAFRAWRERQSPEKLAVVGRLPSTPKVLEQEKKD, encoded by the coding sequence ATGAAAGCACCCTGGAATTTCATTCGTTACCTGCCCATGGCCAAGCGGTTGATGGCAGCAGGTCGTTTGCCCGCATTGTTGTTCGCGGTGGCGGGTAAGGCCGCGAGCGATGGCAACCGGCTGGGCAAACTCAAGGACGACCTCAAGCTCTTGCAGGCCCTGTGTCTGGCGTACTGGCGCGGTGAGTACCGGGCCATCAGTGGCAAGGCGATTTTGTCGGTGGTGGCGGGGCTGATGTATTTTTTGAGCCCGTTGGACGCCATTCCAGACTGGATTCCGGGATTGGGCATGCTAGACGACATCGCGGTCCTGGCGTGGGTGATGAAGAGCCTGGAAGCAGAACTCAGCGCATTCCGCGCTTGGCGTGAGCGGCAGAGCCCGGAAAAGCTCGCCGTGGTCGGGCGTTTGCCCTCGACGCCGAAAGTGCTGGAGCAAGAAAAGAAAGACTGA